From the genome of Eucalyptus grandis isolate ANBG69807.140 chromosome 2, ASM1654582v1, whole genome shotgun sequence, one region includes:
- the LOC104425316 gene encoding protein GrpE isoform X1, which produces MATVATAPATVARAPPRAAAVSLAPATRARVSFRRRSLFAPARVASVALSGISPLRFAGFVPFAAADDVGATETEEEVVEPQVEGDADGAVVSEDGAAADEITDTEEKAASAVLISLQSYKEALASNDESKVAEIEAFLKSIEDEKSALESKVSRLSAELSVERDRILRISADFENFRRRTERERLSLVTNAQGEVVENLLPVLDNFERAKAQIKVETEGEEKINNSYQNISKQFIEILGSLGVVPVETVGTPFDPLLHEAIMREESTEYEEGIILQEFRKGFKLGERLLRPSMVKVSAGPGPAKPEAAPATEEESNDAEEVPVEGSAETESG; this is translated from the exons ATGGCCACCGTCGCGACAGCTCCGGCCACCGTCGCCAGAGCCCCCCCGCGGGCGGCCGCCGTCTCGTTGGCGCCGGCGACGAGGGCGCGCGTCTCGTTCAGAAGACGGAGCCTCTTCGCGCCGGCCCGCGTCGCCTCCGTTGCTCTCTCCGGCATTTCTCCTCTCCGGTTCGCCGGTTTCGTGCccttcgccgccgccgacgacgtGGGAGCCACCGAAACCGAGGAGGAGGTCGTGGAGCCACAGGTCGAG GGTGATGCTGATGGTGCTGTTGTCTCAGAAGATGGTGCTGCAGCTGATGAAATTACTGATACTGAAGAAAAAGCTGCTTCAGCTGTTTTAATATCACTTCAATCCTATAAAGAAGCTTTAGCAAGTAACGATGAATCAAAGGTTGCTGAAATTGAAGCTTTCTTAAAATCCATTGAGGATGAGAAAAGCGCTCTTGAAAGTAAGGTGTCACGTTTGTCAGCTGAATTGTCTGTGGAGCGGGATCGCATTCTCAGGATTAGTgcagactttgaaaattttagaaggAGGACTGAGCGAGAACGTCTTTCCCTGGTAACAAATGCCCAAGGAGAGGTAGTAGAGAATCTGTTGCCAGTCTTGGATAATTTTGAGAGAGCTAAAGCACAGATTAAAGTGGAGAccgagggagaagaaaagataaacaatAGCTATCAGAACATATCTAAGCAGTTTATAGAAATTCTTGGCTCACTTGGTGTTGTTCCTGTGGAGACAGTGGGGACTCCTTTTGATCCACTA CTGCATGAGGCTATTATGCGGGAGGAGTCTACAGAATATGAAGAAGGCATCATCCTTCAAGAATTTCGCAAGGGGTTTAAACTTGGTGAAAGACTCTTGCGTCCATCAATGGTGAAGGTATCAGCTGGTCCAGGGCCTGCAAAGCCAGAAGCAGCACCAGCTACTgaagaagaatcaaatgatgcgGAAGAAGTCCCTGTGGAAGGCAGTGCAGAAACAGAGTCTGGCTAA
- the LOC104425315 gene encoding LOW QUALITY PROTEIN: probable ADP-ribosylation factor GTPase-activating protein AGD14 (The sequence of the model RefSeq protein was modified relative to this genomic sequence to represent the inferred CDS: deleted 2 bases in 1 codon; substituted 1 base at 1 genomic stop codon), translating to MGSRREEERNEKIIRGLMKLPPNRRCINCNSLGPQYVCTTFWTFICTTCSGIHREFTHRVKSVSMAKFTSQEVEALQNGGNQRAREMYLKDWDSQRQRLPDSSNVDKVREFIKAVYVDRRYAGGKNSDKPPRDMQSMRSQEEEMRRASSYHSYSQSPPYDNQYEERRYGRQGATLTRKPGSDRGLYEGKISSLIYSPGRLSERAYEDRFANEGSVPRVSDYSVSSGGDPFRSDAQSPNFQKDSEFGPTETPFERFFREXSESSNIKYISRGTIRRDANGIPHPQRTASLGSFGSFDSNSVSLQSFNSGSLADLISEPEISGNHPDKMPSFPASTVSASSSNVDLFKSQLAPEPVRSEASTVDLFKGAATSTAPSLDLFQLTPTNVVPSTLQHQTPQAPPSTSLDLFADFPQHRSDATLDSREPELSKHKNEGWATFDSPNSTLSALGTNNSTCDLISGDTDSKKFVPFSSFDPNMDWDISQKTSSQNLPSSIPDLWHGGLENSQVATTTSGTQPWNAFGESAEHLPSESVKQNSETQVATHPLPSSVDHQYLGFEASQDLKDYGLPLSTSIAGCPGQSVQSNLVMGTSCNQSVETSSHGYAAGYKSTNPFDLPYDSELEQNNVFLDMSSLQAALPSAHLPSTLLNGVNESWFPQNPGTPYVPAAPQGGLAFMVGQAPSSQIPNVPTQGPVASIGGNPFA from the exons ATGGGGAGcaggagagaggaggagcggaACGAGAAGATCATCCGGGGTCTCATGAAGCTGCCCCCGAACCGGAGATGCATCAACTGCAACAGCTTG GGTCCTCAGTATGTTTGTACGACCTTTTGGACTTTCATCTGCACGACTTGCAGCGGAATACA CCGTGAGTTTACTCATCGCGTAAAATCTGTCTCCATGGCGAAGTTCACTTCCCAAGAGGTTGAAGCGCTTCAAAATGGTGGTAATCAG CGTGCAAGGGAAATGTATTTGAAGGATTGGGATTCACAAAGACAGAGATTGCCTGATAGCAG CAATGTTGATAAGGTTCGGGAGTTCATAAAGGCTGTATATGTGGATCGAAGATATGCTGGAGGAAAAAACTCTGACAAGCCTCCAAGAGATATGCAG AGCATGAGAAGCCAGGAAGAAGAGATGAGGCGTGCCAGCTCTTATCATTCTTACTCTCAGAGTCCACCTTATGACAACCAATATGAAGAACGGCGGTATGGCAGGCAAGGTGCTACTCTTACAAGAAAACCTGGTTCAGATAGAGGCCTATATGAAGGGAAAATCTCCAGTCTGATCTACAGTCCAGGACGTTTAAGTGAGCGTGCTTATGAGGATAGATTTGCAAATGAAGGTTCTGTTCCCAGGGTCTCAGATTATTCTGTTTCTAGTGGAGGTGATCCATTCAGATCTGATGCTCAGTCCCCAAATTTTCAGAAGGACAGTGAATTTGGT CCCACAGAGACACCTTTCGAGAGATTTTTCAGGGAATAATCTGAGTCGTCAAACATCAAATACATCTCGAGAGGCACGATTCGAAGAGATGCCAACGGGATACCCCATCCTCAG agAACTGCATCATTAGGAAGCTTTGGTTCATTTGATAGCAACTCTGTGTCTCTTCAGTCATTTAATTCAGGTAGTTTAGCAGATTTGATTTCTGAGCCTGAGATTTCTGGAAATCACCCAGACAAAATGCCTAGTTTTCCTGCGTCAACTGTTTCTGCAAGTTCAAGTAACGTAGACCTATTCAAGTCACAACTGGCACCAGAACCAGTTCGTTCTGAAGCCTCAACTGTTGATTTGTTCAAGGGAGCCGCCACATCAACAGCTCCATCTCTAGATCTTTTTCAGTTAACTCCAACAAATGTAGTTCCATCTACGTTACAACATCAGACTCCCCAAGCACCTCCATCTACATCTTTGGATTTGTTTGCTGATTTTCCACAGCATCGATCAGATGCGACCTTGGATAGCAGGGAACCTGAGCTGTCAAAGCACAAAAATGAAGGATGGGCGACATTTGATTCTCCTAATTCCACTCTATCTGCACTAGGGACTAACAATTCAACTTGCGACTTAATTTCCGGCGACACGGATTCTAAGAAATTTGTtcccttttcatcttttgatCCAAATATGGATTGGGATATCTCTCAAAAAACTAGTTCCCAGAATCTTCCTTCATCGATACCAGATCTGTGGCATGGAGGTCTTGAGAATAGTCAAGTGGCCACCACCACATCGGGCACTCAG CCATGGAATGCATTTGGAGAATCTGCTGAACACCTTCCTTCTGAAAGTGTTAAGCAAAATAGTGAGACACAAGTAGCCACCCACCCTCTTCCATCAAGTGTTGATCATCAGTACTTGGGCTTTGAAGCTTCTCAG GACTTGAAAGATTATGGGCTACCGCTGTCCACATCTATTGCTGGATGTCCAGGTCAAAGTGTGCAGTCAAATTTAGTTATGGGGACGTCATGCAACCAATCG GTGGAGACCTCATCACATGGATATGCAGCAGGTTATAAATCAACAAACCCGTTTGATCTTCCATATGATTCTGAGCTGGAACAAAACAATGTG TTCTTGGACATGAGCTCATTGCAAGCTGCACTGCCTAGTGCCCATTTGCCATCCACCTTACTTAATGGTGTAAATGAATCTTGGTTTCCCCAGAATCCAGGGACACCTTATGTTCCAGCTGCTCCACAAG GTGGCCTAGCATTCATGGTGGGGCAAGCACCAAGCTCTCAGATACC GAATGTCCCGACACAGGGGCCTGTTGCTTCTATTGGAGGAAATCCCTTTGCGTGA
- the LOC104425316 gene encoding protein GrpE isoform X2, translating to MATVATAPATVARAPPRAAAVSLAPATRARVSFRRRSLFAPARVASVALSGISPLRFAGFVPFAAADDVGATETEEEVVEPQVEGDADGAVVSEDGAAADEITDTEEKAASAVLISLQSYKEALASNDESKVAEIEAFLKSIEDEKSALESKVSRLSAELSVERDRILRISADFENFRRRTERERLSLVTNAQGEVVENLLPVLDNFERAKAQIKVETEGEEKINNSYQNISKQFIEILGSLGVVPVETVGTPFDPLVNYRVGSKFSRVLDELFRAIGEVTSGFLKTWIRF from the exons ATGGCCACCGTCGCGACAGCTCCGGCCACCGTCGCCAGAGCCCCCCCGCGGGCGGCCGCCGTCTCGTTGGCGCCGGCGACGAGGGCGCGCGTCTCGTTCAGAAGACGGAGCCTCTTCGCGCCGGCCCGCGTCGCCTCCGTTGCTCTCTCCGGCATTTCTCCTCTCCGGTTCGCCGGTTTCGTGCccttcgccgccgccgacgacgtGGGAGCCACCGAAACCGAGGAGGAGGTCGTGGAGCCACAGGTCGAG GGTGATGCTGATGGTGCTGTTGTCTCAGAAGATGGTGCTGCAGCTGATGAAATTACTGATACTGAAGAAAAAGCTGCTTCAGCTGTTTTAATATCACTTCAATCCTATAAAGAAGCTTTAGCAAGTAACGATGAATCAAAGGTTGCTGAAATTGAAGCTTTCTTAAAATCCATTGAGGATGAGAAAAGCGCTCTTGAAAGTAAGGTGTCACGTTTGTCAGCTGAATTGTCTGTGGAGCGGGATCGCATTCTCAGGATTAGTgcagactttgaaaattttagaaggAGGACTGAGCGAGAACGTCTTTCCCTGGTAACAAATGCCCAAGGAGAGGTAGTAGAGAATCTGTTGCCAGTCTTGGATAATTTTGAGAGAGCTAAAGCACAGATTAAAGTGGAGAccgagggagaagaaaagataaacaatAGCTATCAGAACATATCTAAGCAGTTTATAGAAATTCTTGGCTCACTTGGTGTTGTTCCTGTGGAGACAGTGGGGACTCCTTTTGATCCACTA GTGAACTACCGAGTTGGCTCGAAATTCAGTCGAGTACTTGATGAACTCTTTCGAGCGATTGGTGAAGTTACTTCAGGTTTCTTGAAGACCTGGATTCGCTTTTAA